One stretch of Variovorax sp. TBS-050B DNA includes these proteins:
- a CDS encoding TRAP transporter permease, producing MSPDAVAILGFFALFALMLLRVPVGMAMGLVGVAGYSYLVGPGPALKLVGQTSMRTVTDYTFGVIPMFMLMGALVSVSGVSRELFKAANSMIGHLRGGLGVATVVACGGFAAICGSSVATAATFSAVAYPEMRRFDYPQSFSTGVIAAGGTLGAILPPSTVLAVYAILTQQDIGKLFMAGIVPGILAMAMYVLTIAVIVKTRPGWLPGGEVKPWSERVKDLKNVWAPLVLFVFVIGGLYGGFFTPTEAGGVGASGAFILGVLRRKLDGPKIREALLSATRTAAAVFTVLIGALLFGYFLTITQSPQKLTEFLTGLGIGRYGVLALIMLMYLLLGCLMDAMAMIILTVPIIFPVIVHLGFDPIWFGVIIVMTVELGLIHPPVGMNVFVIKSVVKDVSFTTIFKGVLPFIVTDIVRLVILIAFPVIALWLPTRMG from the coding sequence ATGAGCCCCGATGCCGTTGCGATCCTGGGCTTCTTCGCCCTCTTTGCGCTGATGCTGCTGCGCGTGCCGGTCGGCATGGCGATGGGGCTGGTCGGCGTGGCCGGCTACAGCTACCTCGTCGGGCCCGGGCCGGCGCTCAAGCTCGTGGGCCAGACCTCGATGCGCACCGTGACCGACTACACCTTCGGCGTGATCCCGATGTTCATGCTGATGGGCGCGCTGGTATCGGTGTCGGGCGTGAGCCGCGAACTCTTCAAGGCCGCGAACTCGATGATCGGCCACCTGCGCGGCGGCCTCGGCGTGGCGACGGTGGTGGCCTGCGGCGGCTTCGCGGCGATCTGCGGGTCGTCGGTGGCCACGGCCGCGACCTTCTCCGCGGTGGCCTACCCCGAGATGCGGCGCTTCGACTACCCGCAGTCGTTCTCCACCGGCGTGATCGCCGCGGGCGGCACGCTGGGCGCGATCCTCCCGCCCTCGACCGTGCTCGCGGTCTACGCGATCCTCACGCAGCAGGACATCGGCAAGCTCTTCATGGCCGGCATCGTGCCCGGCATCCTCGCGATGGCGATGTACGTGCTGACGATCGCGGTCATCGTGAAGACGCGCCCCGGCTGGCTGCCGGGCGGCGAGGTCAAGCCCTGGTCCGAGCGCGTGAAGGACCTGAAGAACGTGTGGGCGCCGCTGGTGCTGTTCGTGTTCGTGATCGGCGGGCTCTACGGCGGCTTCTTCACGCCCACCGAGGCCGGCGGCGTGGGCGCGAGCGGCGCCTTCATCCTCGGCGTGCTGCGCCGCAAGCTCGACGGGCCGAAGATCCGCGAGGCGCTGCTGTCGGCCACGCGCACCGCGGCCGCGGTGTTCACGGTGCTGATCGGCGCGCTGCTGTTCGGCTACTTCCTCACCATCACGCAGAGCCCGCAGAAGCTCACCGAGTTCCTCACGGGCCTGGGCATCGGCCGCTACGGCGTGCTCGCGCTGATCATGCTGATGTACCTGCTGCTCGGCTGCCTGATGGACGCGATGGCGATGATCATCCTGACCGTGCCGATCATCTTCCCGGTGATCGTGCACCTGGGCTTCGATCCGATCTGGTTCGGCGTGATCATCGTGATGACCGTCGAGCTCGGCCTGATCCATCCGCCCGTGGGCATGAACGTGTTCGTGATCAAGAGCGTGGTGAAGGACGTGAGCTTCACCACCATCTTCAAGGGCGTGCTGCCCTTCATCGTGACCGACATCGTGCGGCTCGTGATCCTGATCGCCTTCCCGGTGATCGCGCTGTGGCTGCCGACGAGAATGGGCTGA
- a CDS encoding autotransporter outer membrane beta-barrel domain-containing protein, which produces MNRIYRVIIDRRLGRACVASELARKTGSASGSTVRRSVPMLAVLAAALQWTGGQALAACTPDPPPDGGTVSCTGTATSQADPNNFYAYGNNLDITVQPGTLMSATNSSYSLIWEGTGLRLVNFGIIDAGAFGAQQASGIAIGFPGFPTGGAVSIRNEQTIRGTFGGSYGFEGMALQVTNQGSTTIVNNSLIETGGSAPDALVAAVYGGSEVNFTNNGTIIGRMAFESSNGDRFLNNGTINGSVSLGNGNDTFTAVSGSRLEASTPTAPAYSLFTPTTPSIELKFAATGTVDAGDGSDALVLQNSATSPGSGTGGPVSTISASRYLNFERLIVNSGTWVLNGAVVSDITSLNGGLAIFNNAGAFGTAISANGGAIEPSVDGLTLSPNISLAAGLTVQGDNSLTLSGTLTGNGGLVKNGGGTLTLAGNNNFSGGLVLNDGGLTLGSANSLGSGLFIVGGPASLNAPFTGTLNNPVQLGSALTVHSTGTLTLGGPIAGGGSLTLGSGNLALAGANNYTGGTVLNGGTIDVATSGALGSGALTVSGLGALTGAAGVVLGNDVVLDSTLRFAAGGSGGALTLDGRISGAGGISVAGAPGLTLNGANDFGGGLNLGGGVLTVGNDQALGTGSVTVSAISALAANTAVSLANDIRINADLGIGGANDLTLTGTLSGGGDIVKSGTGTLTLTGANTYFGGITVAGGTLQANNGTGSATGGGSVVVQSGGRLAGGGRVGGDVVVESGGVLAPGASAGAMGTLAVGGDMSLLAGSRLDFQFGTPGADFGTAGQSDSVSVAGNLSITPGATLDVADASGFGPGVYRLIDYAGTLAPGSTLALGSMPAGTTLSIQNLSADKRFMLVNTTGMTLNFWNANGLASPTQAGGGTGTWSNTEAAWTDAAGSATVPMQPQPGFAVFSGAAGTVTVDNTPGAVQATGMQFASSGYTLAGDALTLVGTGGGARAEVRVGDGGAGSAGYVATIGNAVAGSAGLVKTGAGTLVLGGTNGYTGGTAVQAGTLSVSADANLGAAGGGIALDGGRLQVTGTGFTGTTRGIDIGAAGGEIEVVDAGLNLAAGGALSGGGALRKSGEGTLTLAGASSYTGATTVAAGTLRMGAAAVLPSSARVTLADRAGAALDLNGFDQTIGSLAGGGSAGGELRLGSATLSTGGDDSSSTFGGTIGGAGGLLKQGSGNFTLTGASSHAGATQVAAGTLSAGAANVLSAKSAHGVSAGATLDLAGFSQTVGALANAGTVSLVGSAPGTTLTVRGAYTGSNGVLRLGTVLGAADPSDRLVLDGAGATASGRTTVRIANLGGLGALTSGDGIEVVSARNGATTTAQTTKDAFALDGGHVDAGAYEYRLYAADANGAGENWYLRSSLPGSPGGAAPLPTYRVEVPLHAALPQQLRQGNLAMLGSLALRGGADDDAGTPPAARNDAGGSSSNADGMDERRRRAWGRLISADIDIAQRGTVGARSDGRLHGFQAGTDLWADTRWRTGVYVGQLEGDIRVSGDARGLAGLAVGSNDLRSRYLGAYATWRGDQGWYADAVLQAGQHRYGARPVASFGSSGKGESLLASVEVGKAFELGGGWRVEPQLQLIHQRLDLDAASISGARIAQSPDDGLIVRAGVRVKGEIATAAGRLQPYGRFNVFHASGGADVAQFLSLAGSTAIRSETGATSTELAGGMTLAVGERTAVYAELGKLWASGGGARVKSALNASLGVRVRW; this is translated from the coding sequence GTGAACCGCATTTACCGCGTCATCATCGACCGGCGGCTCGGCCGTGCCTGCGTGGCTTCCGAGCTGGCGCGCAAGACCGGCAGTGCGTCGGGCAGCACCGTGCGCCGCAGCGTGCCGATGCTCGCAGTGCTCGCGGCCGCGCTGCAATGGACGGGGGGGCAGGCGCTGGCGGCCTGCACGCCGGACCCACCTCCCGATGGCGGGACCGTGAGCTGCACGGGCACGGCAACGTCGCAGGCCGATCCCAACAACTTCTACGCGTATGGGAACAACCTCGACATCACGGTGCAGCCCGGCACCCTGATGAGCGCGACGAACTCCAGCTACAGCCTGATCTGGGAGGGGACGGGTCTGCGGCTGGTCAACTTCGGCATCATCGACGCAGGCGCTTTCGGTGCGCAGCAGGCAAGCGGCATCGCCATCGGCTTTCCGGGCTTCCCGACGGGGGGCGCGGTCAGCATACGCAACGAGCAGACGATCCGGGGCACGTTCGGCGGTTCCTACGGCTTCGAGGGCATGGCCCTGCAGGTGACGAACCAAGGCAGCACCACCATCGTCAACAACAGCCTCATCGAGACCGGCGGGTCCGCGCCCGACGCGCTCGTGGCGGCGGTGTACGGCGGCAGCGAGGTCAACTTCACCAACAACGGAACGATCATCGGCCGCATGGCGTTCGAGAGTTCGAACGGCGACAGATTCCTGAACAACGGCACCATCAACGGCAGCGTGTCGCTCGGCAACGGCAACGACACGTTCACCGCCGTCAGCGGGTCCAGACTCGAAGCTTCGACGCCGACGGCGCCCGCGTACTCGCTGTTCACGCCGACCACGCCCTCCATCGAGCTCAAGTTCGCAGCGACGGGCACGGTCGACGCGGGCGACGGCTCCGACGCGCTGGTATTGCAGAACAGCGCCACCTCGCCGGGTTCCGGCACCGGTGGGCCTGTTAGTACCATCTCGGCCTCGCGTTACCTGAACTTCGAGCGGCTGATCGTCAACAGCGGGACCTGGGTTCTCAACGGTGCGGTGGTGAGCGACATCACTTCGCTCAACGGCGGCCTCGCCATCTTCAACAACGCGGGGGCTTTTGGCACCGCGATTTCTGCGAACGGCGGCGCGATCGAACCCTCGGTCGACGGCCTCACGCTGAGCCCGAACATCAGCCTGGCGGCGGGCCTGACCGTGCAGGGCGACAACAGCCTCACACTGAGCGGCACGCTCACGGGCAACGGCGGCCTGGTCAAGAACGGCGGCGGCACGCTCACGCTCGCCGGCAACAACAACTTCAGCGGCGGCCTGGTGCTCAACGACGGCGGCCTGACGTTGGGCAGCGCGAATTCGCTCGGCAGCGGGCTCTTCATCGTGGGCGGCCCCGCGTCGCTCAACGCCCCTTTCACGGGCACGCTGAACAACCCGGTGCAGCTCGGCAGCGCGCTCACGGTCCACAGCACGGGCACGCTGACGCTGGGCGGGCCGATCGCGGGCGGCGGCAGCCTGACGCTCGGCAGCGGCAACCTGGCGCTGGCTGGCGCCAACAACTACACGGGCGGCACGGTGCTGAACGGCGGAACGATCGACGTCGCGACCAGCGGCGCGCTCGGCAGCGGTGCGCTGACGGTCAGCGGCCTCGGCGCGCTGACCGGTGCCGCAGGCGTGGTGCTGGGCAACGACGTGGTGCTCGACAGCACGCTGCGCTTCGCCGCGGGCGGCAGCGGCGGCGCGCTGACGCTCGACGGCCGCATCAGCGGCGCGGGCGGCATCAGCGTGGCCGGCGCGCCCGGGCTCACGCTCAACGGCGCCAACGACTTCGGCGGCGGCTTGAACCTTGGCGGCGGCGTGCTCACCGTGGGGAACGACCAGGCGCTCGGCACGGGTTCGGTCACCGTCAGCGCGATCAGCGCGCTCGCGGCGAACACGGCCGTGAGCCTGGCGAACGACATCCGGATCAATGCCGACCTCGGCATCGGCGGTGCGAACGACCTCACGCTCACCGGCACGCTCAGCGGCGGCGGCGACATCGTCAAGTCGGGCACGGGCACGCTGACGCTCACCGGCGCGAACACCTACTTCGGCGGCATCACGGTGGCAGGCGGCACGCTGCAGGCGAACAACGGCACGGGCAGTGCCACCGGCGGCGGCAGCGTCGTGGTGCAGTCGGGCGGACGGCTCGCGGGTGGCGGGCGGGTCGGCGGCGATGTGGTCGTCGAATCCGGCGGCGTGCTGGCCCCGGGTGCCAGCGCCGGCGCGATGGGCACGCTCGCCGTCGGCGGCGACATGTCGCTGCTGGCGGGCAGCCGGCTCGACTTCCAGTTCGGCACGCCGGGCGCCGACTTCGGCACCGCCGGCCAGAGCGACAGCGTGAGCGTGGCCGGCAATCTCTCGATCACGCCCGGCGCCACGCTCGACGTGGCCGACGCGAGCGGCTTCGGCCCCGGCGTGTACCGGCTGATCGACTACGCCGGCACGCTCGCGCCGGGCAGCACGCTCGCGCTCGGCAGCATGCCCGCCGGCACCACGCTGTCGATCCAGAACCTCAGCGCGGACAAGCGCTTCATGCTGGTCAACACCACCGGCATGACGCTGAACTTCTGGAACGCGAACGGCCTCGCGAGCCCCACGCAGGCGGGTGGCGGCACCGGCACCTGGTCGAACACCGAAGCGGCATGGACCGATGCCGCAGGCTCGGCCACGGTGCCGATGCAGCCGCAGCCGGGCTTCGCGGTCTTCAGCGGCGCGGCCGGCACGGTGACGGTGGACAACACCCCGGGCGCGGTGCAGGCCACGGGCATGCAGTTCGCGAGCAGCGGCTACACGCTGGCCGGCGATGCGCTCACGCTCGTGGGCACGGGCGGCGGTGCGCGGGCCGAGGTGCGCGTGGGCGATGGCGGCGCGGGCTCGGCGGGCTACGTCGCCACCATCGGCAACGCCGTCGCAGGCAGCGCGGGCCTGGTCAAGACGGGCGCGGGCACGCTGGTGCTCGGCGGCACCAACGGCTACACCGGCGGCACGGCCGTGCAGGCGGGCACGCTCTCGGTCTCGGCCGATGCCAACCTCGGCGCGGCCGGTGGCGGCATCGCGCTCGACGGCGGGCGCCTGCAGGTCACGGGCACGGGCTTCACCGGTACCACGCGCGGCATCGACATCGGCGCGGCCGGCGGGGAGATCGAGGTGGTGGACGCGGGCCTGAACCTGGCCGCAGGCGGCGCGCTCTCGGGCGGCGGCGCGCTGCGCAAGTCGGGCGAAGGCACGCTGACGCTCGCGGGCGCGAGCAGCTACACCGGCGCGACCACGGTGGCGGCCGGCACGCTGCGCATGGGCGCGGCCGCGGTGCTGCCCTCTTCCGCACGCGTCACGCTCGCCGACCGCGCGGGTGCCGCGCTGGACCTGAACGGCTTCGACCAGACCATCGGCTCGCTCGCGGGCGGGGGCAGCGCGGGCGGCGAACTCCGGCTCGGCAGCGCCACGCTCTCGACCGGCGGCGACGACAGCAGCAGCACCTTCGGCGGCACCATCGGCGGCGCGGGCGGCCTGCTGAAGCAGGGCAGCGGCAACTTCACGCTGACCGGCGCGAGCAGCCACGCGGGCGCCACGCAGGTGGCCGCGGGCACGCTGAGCGCGGGCGCGGCCAACGTGCTGAGCGCGAAGTCGGCGCACGGCGTGTCGGCCGGCGCCACGCTCGACCTCGCGGGCTTCAGCCAGACGGTGGGCGCGCTCGCCAATGCGGGCACGGTGTCGCTGGTCGGCAGCGCGCCGGGCACCACGCTGACGGTGCGCGGCGCCTACACGGGCAGCAACGGCGTGCTGCGGCTCGGCACGGTGCTCGGCGCGGCCGACCCGTCGGACCGGCTGGTGCTCGACGGCGCCGGCGCCACGGCCAGCGGCCGCACCACGGTGCGGATCGCGAACCTCGGCGGCCTCGGCGCGCTGACCTCGGGCGACGGCATCGAGGTGGTCAGCGCCCGCAACGGCGCCACCACCACCGCGCAGACCACGAAGGACGCCTTCGCGCTCGACGGCGGCCACGTGGATGCCGGCGCCTACGAATACCGGCTGTACGCCGCGGACGCCAACGGCGCGGGCGAGAACTGGTACCTGCGCTCCAGCCTGCCCGGCAGCCCGGGCGGGGCGGCGCCGCTGCCGACCTACCGCGTCGAGGTGCCGCTCCATGCCGCGCTCCCGCAGCAGCTGCGCCAGGGCAACCTCGCGATGCTCGGCAGCCTGGCGCTGCGCGGCGGCGCCGACGACGACGCCGGCACGCCGCCGGCCGCGCGCAACGATGCCGGCGGCAGCAGCAGCAACGCCGACGGCATGGACGAACGCCGGCGCCGCGCCTGGGGCCGCCTCATCAGCGCCGACATCGACATCGCGCAGCGCGGCACGGTCGGTGCGCGCAGCGACGGACGGCTGCACGGCTTCCAGGCCGGCACCGACCTCTGGGCCGACACGCGCTGGCGCACCGGCGTCTATGTCGGCCAGCTCGAAGGCGACATCCGCGTCAGCGGCGATGCGCGCGGCCTCGCGGGGCTGGCGGTCGGCAGCAACGACCTGCGCAGCCGCTACCTCGGCGCCTACGCGACCTGGCGCGGCGACCAGGGCTGGTATGCCGACGCGGTGCTGCAGGCCGGCCAGCACCGCTACGGCGCGCGGCCCGTCGCGAGCTTCGGCAGTTCGGGCAAGGGCGAGAGCCTGCTGGCGTCGGTGGAAGTGGGCAAGGCCTTCGAGCTCGGCGGCGGCTGGCGCGTGGAACCGCAGCTGCAATTGATCCACCAGCGCCTCGACCTCGATGCCGCGTCGATCTCCGGCGCACGGATCGCGCAGTCGCCCGACGACGGCCTGATCGTGCGCGCGGGGGTGCGCGTCAAGGGCGAGATCGCGACCGCCGCGGGCAGGCTGCAGCCCTACGGGCGGTTCAACGTCTTCCATGCCTCGGGCGGTGCCGACGTGGCGCAGTTCCTGAGCCTGGCCGGCAGCACGGCAATCCGCAGCGAGACCGGCGCGACCAGCACCGAGCTCGCGGGCGGCATGACGCTGGCCGTCGGCGAGCGCACCGCGGTGTACGCCGAGCTCGGCAAGCTCTGGGCCTCGGGCGGCGGCGCGCGCGTGAAGAGCGCGCTCAATGCCTCGCTGGGCGTGCGCGTGCGCTGGTGA
- a CDS encoding TRAP transporter small permease has product MAARSVRLMDRAINTIEWLAAMFVGIVALNIFVAVVLRKFFDTSIPDAYDFGRMLLGILIFWGIAATSYRGGHITVDLVWTAAGPRMKRVIDVFATLVLLFVVAVQTAMLFDKVRGTYADNVLTYDLNIPTWPFYAVAWAGDVCAVLLIAIRTYRLIFHPEQLDEIHPEQKADE; this is encoded by the coding sequence ATGGCCGCCCGGTCCGTCCGCCTCATGGACCGCGCGATCAACACGATCGAATGGCTCGCCGCCATGTTCGTGGGGATCGTCGCGCTCAACATCTTCGTGGCCGTGGTGCTGCGCAAGTTCTTCGACACCTCGATCCCCGACGCCTATGACTTCGGTCGCATGCTGCTGGGCATCCTGATCTTCTGGGGCATCGCGGCCACCAGCTACCGCGGCGGCCACATCACGGTCGACCTGGTGTGGACCGCGGCCGGCCCGCGCATGAAGCGGGTGATCGACGTGTTCGCCACGCTGGTGCTGCTGTTCGTGGTGGCGGTGCAGACGGCGATGCTGTTCGACAAGGTGCGCGGCACCTATGCCGACAACGTGCTGACCTACGACCTCAACATCCCGACCTGGCCCTTCTACGCGGTGGCCTGGGCCGGCGACGTGTGCGCGGTGCTGCTGATCGCGATCCGCACCTACCGGCTGATCTTCCATCCGGAGCAGCTCGACGAGATCCATCCCGAACAGAAGGCCGACGAATGA
- the mgtA gene encoding magnesium-translocating P-type ATPase, translating to MTRERLQRLVRTAPSGRPAASRHKNPAHPPLSRERAAGMPDDLSAALVAASRADAFALLDRFGSSPHGMAEAQALALRERVGGNEVRHGQPPSGWQHLWQCYRNPFNLLLTVLALVSFATGDMKATLVIGSMVLLSTVLRFVQESRSNRAAERLQAMVSHTATVLRPTGGGAVRVERPLRELVPGDVVALSAGDMVPADARLLAAKDLFVSQSALTGEAMPVEKFARSDAREAGVLERDNLVFMGTSVVSGAATALIVHTGARTLFGALAERVTAADRGTSAFQAGIDRVSGVLIRFMLVMAPLVLLINGFTKGDWWQAALFALSIAVGLTPEMLPMIVTATLAKGALVMSRRQVIVKKLEAIHNFGAMDVLCTDKTGTLTEDRIVLERHVDAWGEASDAVLHLAWLNSFHQTGLKNLLDQAVLGHADLQARLSAAWRKVDEVPFDFSRRRMSVAVAEEAQRGHDGSGHLLICKGALEEVLSACNAVQRGAEVLPLDAERLAQIHRAAAELNAQGLRVVAVASRRFGNADACKATYGVADESGLTLLGYLAFLDPPKASTAPALRALAGQGVAVKVLTGDNALVTREVCAQVGLPVGRIVAGPEIEALDDAGLRVVVEEHQVFARLTPAHKERIVQALRANGHVVGFLGDGINDAPALRAADVGISVDGAADIAKASADIILLEKSLMVLEQGVVEGRRTFANMLKYIKLTASSNFGNVFSVLVASAFLPFLPMLPLQLLVQNLLYDVSQIAIPFDLVDAEFLAAPQRWNPADLGRFMLFFGPLSSVFDVLTYGVMWFVFHADSAAQQTLFQSGWFVEGLLSQMLVVHLIRTRRIPFLQSRAAWPLLATGGAIAALGLWLPMSALGHDFKLQALPLRYFPWLALMLGGYAALVQGVKGWYARRYGWQ from the coding sequence ATGACCCGCGAACGCCTGCAGCGCCTCGTGCGGACCGCCCCGAGCGGCCGCCCCGCGGCATCCCGCCACAAGAATCCCGCCCATCCGCCGCTGTCCCGCGAACGCGCGGCCGGCATGCCCGACGACCTCTCGGCCGCGCTCGTCGCGGCCTCGCGCGCCGACGCCTTCGCGCTGCTCGACCGGTTCGGCAGCTCGCCGCACGGCATGGCCGAAGCCCAGGCGCTGGCGCTGCGCGAGCGCGTCGGCGGCAACGAGGTGCGCCACGGGCAGCCGCCCTCGGGATGGCAGCACCTGTGGCAGTGCTATCGCAATCCCTTCAACCTGCTGCTCACGGTGCTCGCGCTGGTCTCCTTCGCCACCGGGGACATGAAGGCGACGCTCGTCATCGGCAGCATGGTGCTGCTGTCGACGGTGCTGCGCTTCGTGCAGGAATCGCGCTCGAACCGCGCGGCCGAACGGCTGCAGGCGATGGTGAGCCACACCGCCACGGTGCTGCGGCCCACCGGGGGCGGCGCGGTGCGCGTCGAACGGCCGCTGCGCGAACTCGTGCCCGGCGACGTGGTCGCGCTCTCGGCCGGCGACATGGTGCCGGCCGACGCCCGCCTGCTCGCCGCGAAGGACCTGTTCGTCAGCCAGTCCGCGCTCACGGGCGAGGCGATGCCGGTCGAGAAGTTCGCGCGCAGCGACGCGCGCGAGGCCGGCGTGCTCGAACGCGACAACCTGGTCTTCATGGGCACCAGCGTGGTCAGCGGCGCCGCGACCGCCCTCATCGTGCACACCGGCGCGCGCACCCTGTTCGGCGCGCTCGCCGAGCGCGTGACCGCCGCCGACCGCGGCACCAGCGCCTTCCAGGCCGGCATCGACCGCGTGAGCGGGGTGCTGATCCGCTTCATGCTCGTGATGGCGCCGCTGGTGCTGCTGATCAACGGCTTCACCAAGGGCGACTGGTGGCAGGCCGCGCTCTTCGCGCTCTCGATCGCGGTCGGCCTCACGCCGGAGATGCTGCCGATGATCGTGACCGCCACGCTCGCCAAGGGCGCGCTCGTGATGTCGCGGCGCCAGGTGATCGTGAAGAAGCTCGAGGCGATCCACAACTTCGGCGCGATGGACGTGCTGTGCACCGACAAGACCGGGACGCTGACCGAGGACCGCATCGTGCTCGAACGCCATGTCGACGCCTGGGGCGAGGCTTCCGACGCGGTGCTGCATCTCGCCTGGCTCAACAGCTTCCACCAGACGGGGCTGAAGAATCTGCTCGACCAGGCCGTGCTCGGCCATGCCGACCTGCAGGCGCGGCTTTCGGCGGCGTGGCGCAAGGTCGACGAGGTGCCGTTCGACTTCTCGCGCCGCCGCATGTCGGTGGCGGTGGCCGAGGAAGCGCAGCGCGGCCACGACGGCTCCGGGCACCTGCTGATCTGCAAGGGCGCGCTGGAGGAAGTGCTGTCGGCGTGCAATGCCGTCCAACGCGGCGCCGAGGTGCTGCCGCTCGACGCCGAACGGCTCGCGCAAATCCATCGCGCGGCCGCGGAACTGAATGCGCAGGGCCTGCGCGTGGTGGCGGTGGCGAGCCGCCGCTTCGGCAATGCCGACGCGTGCAAGGCGACCTACGGCGTGGCCGACGAGTCCGGGCTCACGCTGCTCGGCTACCTGGCCTTCCTCGATCCGCCGAAGGCATCCACCGCGCCCGCGCTGCGTGCGCTGGCCGGCCAGGGCGTGGCGGTGAAGGTGCTCACGGGCGACAACGCGCTGGTCACGCGCGAGGTCTGCGCACAGGTGGGCCTGCCGGTCGGCCGCATCGTGGCCGGCCCGGAGATCGAGGCGCTCGACGATGCCGGGCTGCGCGTGGTGGTCGAGGAGCACCAGGTGTTCGCCAGGCTCACGCCCGCGCACAAGGAGCGCATCGTGCAGGCGCTGCGCGCGAACGGCCACGTGGTGGGTTTCCTGGGCGACGGCATCAACGACGCGCCGGCGCTGCGGGCGGCCGACGTCGGCATCTCGGTGGACGGCGCGGCCGACATCGCCAAGGCCTCGGCCGACATCATCCTGCTCGAGAAGAGCCTGATGGTGCTCGAACAGGGCGTGGTCGAGGGCCGGCGCACCTTCGCCAACATGCTCAAGTACATCAAGCTCACGGCGAGCTCGAACTTCGGCAACGTGTTCTCGGTGCTGGTGGCGAGCGCCTTCCTGCCCTTTCTGCCGATGCTGCCGCTCCAGCTGCTGGTGCAGAACCTGCTCTACGACGTGTCGCAGATCGCGATCCCTTTCGACCTCGTGGACGCGGAGTTCCTGGCGGCGCCGCAGCGCTGGAACCCGGCCGACCTGGGCCGCTTCATGCTGTTCTTCGGGCCGCTGAGTTCGGTGTTCGACGTGCTGACCTACGGCGTGATGTGGTTCGTGTTCCATGCCGACTCGGCGGCGCAGCAGACGCTCTTCCAGTCGGGCTGGTTCGTCGAGGGACTGCTGTCGCAGATGCTGGTGGTGCACCTGATCCGCACGCGCAGGATCCCCTTCCTGCAGAGCCGCGCGGCCTGGCCGCTGCTCGCGACGGGTGGCGCGATCGCGGCATTGGGCCTCTGGCTGCCGATGAGCGCGCTGGGACACGACTTCAAGCTGCAGGCGCTGCCGCTCCGGTACTTTCCATGGCTTGCGCTGATGCTCGGCGGCTATGCGGCGCTGGTGCAGGGCGTGAAGGGGTGGTATGCGCGGCGGTACGGGTGGCAGTGA
- a CDS encoding acyl-CoA thioesterase: protein MTSIDDNPRTIVYTVRVEFGDCDPAGIVWFPNFFRWIDAASRHFFAECGVPRWEETAKTLGVIGTPLVDTHTRFVKAASYGDVLQVAVRITEWREKSFVQTYRVTRGEDLILECEEVRIFAAKREGGGIRAVPIPAEIRALCEAPPEAGKSIPKD from the coding sequence ATGACAAGCATCGACGACAACCCCAGGACCATCGTGTACACCGTGCGCGTCGAGTTCGGCGACTGCGATCCGGCCGGCATCGTGTGGTTTCCCAACTTCTTCCGCTGGATCGACGCCGCCTCGCGCCACTTCTTCGCCGAATGCGGCGTGCCGCGCTGGGAAGAGACCGCGAAGACGCTCGGCGTGATCGGCACGCCGCTGGTGGACACGCACACGCGCTTCGTCAAGGCGGCGAGCTACGGCGACGTGCTGCAGGTGGCGGTGCGCATCACCGAATGGCGCGAGAAGAGCTTCGTGCAGACCTACCGCGTGACGCGCGGCGAGGACCTGATCCTCGAATGCGAGGAAGTGCGCATCTTCGCGGCGAAGCGCGAGGGCGGCGGAATCCGGGCGGTGCCGATACCGGCGGAGATCCGGGCGCTGTGCGAGGCGCCGCCAGAGGCTGGGAAATCAATACCAAAGGATTAA